The following nucleotide sequence is from Paenibacillus andongensis.
ACGAATGTGAAGTCCAATGGGTAGAAGAACAATACTAACCATTTTCCTTTGTAATCAGACAAAGAAACTTTACCAAATTCTTTACCGTCACCTGTAGCGGTCTCCATTGTAAAATCAGGAGCTTGTTTACCAACTAAACGCTCTGCCATGGGTATGATTCCTCCTCAAAATCTATCTTATTCGTATAAAATGGTAACATTCGACTAGATGAAAGTCAATAATTAGATCGGATACTATATAATAATTATTATAATATATGGAGACCTGATGAACATGAACGATTTTGCTTCTCTATATACGTTTTTTGATCTCAAAAAATTAATTTTATAAGCAGTAGGAGCTGTCCCAAATGTCATAGATAGATGACTTTTGGGACAGCCCCTGCTAATACTTGAAATAAATCGTTCCTACAAAACGGCGCTGCCTAAAAATTTGGCTTAATGTGCGCCGAGGTAGGCTTTGACGATGTTGTCATTGCTGCGAAGTGCTTCCGAGCTTTCTTCCATTGTAATATTACCGGTTTCCAAGACATAACCTCGGTGAGCTAGTTTGAGTGCAGCTTTGGCATTCTGCTCTACCAGCAAGATTGTAGTCTTGTTCTGTTCGTTAATGTTTTTAATGATCTTCATGATTTCAATGACGATAATGGGGGCTAGCCCCATCGATGGCTCGTCGAGCATTAGCAGCTTCGGCTCGGCCATCAGCGCCCTACCGATCGCGAGCATCTGCTGCTCGCCGCCGCTTAAAGTTCCCGCCATTTGCTTGTGACGCTCCGCCAAGCGGGGGAACATGTCGAAAACCATGGCGATTTTTTGCGCCGTCTTGGATTTGGCGCCTTTTTTGGTAAACGCGCCGAGCTCCAAGTTTTCCGTCACCGTCAGTGCGGCAAAAACCCGTCTGCCTTCCGGAACATGGATCAAGCCTTTTTCCACGATGCTATGCGCATCAGTCGTCGTAATGTTCTCGCCGTCAAACGAAACCGTGCCTTCGGTAGGATGGATAAGTCCGGAAATCGTTTTTAGAATCGTGCTCTTACCAGCTCCATTAGCGCCAAGCAGAGCAACGATTTCACCTTGTTTTACGGTTAGGGATACGCCCTTAACCGCCTGGATTTTGCCATAGTATGTCTTCAGGTCGTTCACTTCAAGCAGATTCATCCGGCTTCATCCTCCTTTCCGAGGTAGGCTTCGATAACAAGCGGGTTATTTAATACCTCGTCCGGCGTTCCTTCTGCGAGCTTTTCTCCATAGTTAAGAACGAGAACCCGCTCGGATACTTTATTGATAAGCCCCATATCGTGCTCGATCAGGACCACAGAAATCTTGTAAGCTCGGCGTATTCGTCCGATTAAATCGATCAAATCCTGCTTCTCGGTAAAGTTGAAGCCTGCGGCAGGTTCGTCCAGGAATAGGACTTTCGGCTGAATGGCTAGCGCCCGAGCAATTTCCAAATATCGCTGCGCCCCGTATGGCAGGTTTTTGGCTCGGCGGTTTCTGTACTTCTCAATGCCGACGAACCGGATACATTCTTCCGCGACACTCAAGATCGTTTCTTCTTCCAACCGCTGCGCTTTCGTATGAAACAAAGCGCCGTAAAGGCCCTGCTTCGTTCGAGAATGCATCCCTGCCATGACGTTCTCGAGAACCGTCAGATTCGGGAATACCCTGAGGTTTTGGAACGTTCGCGCCATGCCTTGCGCTGTAATCTGATGCGGCTGCTTTCCGACGATATTCGTCCCGTTAAATACAATTTCCCCGCGCGTCGGCCGGTAAAAGCCGGAGATCATGTTGAACAGCGAGGTTTTACCGGCACCGTTCGGTCCGATTACGCTCATCACGGTTTCATGCGGAATGTCGAAACTCAAATTGTTCACGGCTGTCAATCCGCCGAACTGCAGATGCAAATTTTTGACTTGGATAATCGACATAAAGGGATTCACCTCCGGTTACTGTTCAGTATCTTCTTTGTCGGGGACGAGCCCTTTAGGACGAAAAATCATTAGAATTACGAGAGCGACACCAAATACGAGGTAACGGTAACGATCGACACCGATGTTCAAATGAACAACTTTGTCGAAATCCCGAAGCAATTCCGGGATGGCGATAACAAGGACGGCTCCGATAATAACACCGGATACGCGGCCGACTCCGCCGAGAATTACGGCGAGCAAAATCATCGTCGATTGCATGAAGCTGAAGCTTTCCGGCGCGATCGCCGTCATCTTGACAGCAAAGATGGAACCGGCTAGGCCACCAAGCATGGCACCCATCGAGTAAGCGGCAAGCTTCGACCGCGTGCGGTTGATACCCATTGCTTCCGCTGCATCTTCGTCTTCACGGATATAAGCCCAGGAACGACCGATCCGGGAATTTTTCAAACGCAAGGATACGAAGATGATGATCAACATAAGGGCGAGGATTGCCCAGAACGAATAGCTTAAATTGTTGATCGTCACGCCACCAATTCGCACCGGTGCCGGGAACGGGCTCATAATGCCG
It contains:
- a CDS encoding ABC transporter ATP-binding protein, which gives rise to MNLLEVNDLKTYYGKIQAVKGVSLTVKQGEIVALLGANGAGKSTILKTISGLIHPTEGTVSFDGENITTTDAHSIVEKGLIHVPEGRRVFAALTVTENLELGAFTKKGAKSKTAQKIAMVFDMFPRLAERHKQMAGTLSGGEQQMLAIGRALMAEPKLLMLDEPSMGLAPIIVIEIMKIIKNINEQNKTTILLVEQNAKAALKLAHRGYVLETGNITMEESSEALRSNDNIVKAYLGAH
- a CDS encoding ABC transporter ATP-binding protein codes for the protein MSIIQVKNLHLQFGGLTAVNNLSFDIPHETVMSVIGPNGAGKTSLFNMISGFYRPTRGEIVFNGTNIVGKQPHQITAQGMARTFQNLRVFPNLTVLENVMAGMHSRTKQGLYGALFHTKAQRLEEETILSVAEECIRFVGIEKYRNRRAKNLPYGAQRYLEIARALAIQPKVLFLDEPAAGFNFTEKQDLIDLIGRIRRAYKISVVLIEHDMGLINKVSERVLVLNYGEKLAEGTPDEVLNNPLVIEAYLGKEDEAG
- a CDS encoding branched-chain amino acid ABC transporter permease; the encoded protein is MEKTIHQTVTKLKLSVQRKPILLGILLVAAALFPFYAGNYWLDVGFLAVFYICLGLGLNIVVGYAGLLDLGYSAFFAVGAYTTGILMTQFHMNFWPTMLIGGALAALAGILVGAPTLRLRSDYLAIVTLGFGEIVRISAKNLDFTGSASGIYGIMSPFPAPVRIGGVTINNLSYSFWAILALMLIIIFVSLRLKNSRIGRSWAYIREDEDAAEAMGINRTRSKLAAYSMGAMLGGLAGSIFAVKMTAIAPESFSFMQSTMILLAVILGGVGRVSGVIIGAVLVIAIPELLRDFDKVVHLNIGVDRYRYLVFGVALVILMIFRPKGLVPDKEDTEQ